A region from the Medicago truncatula cultivar Jemalong A17 chromosome 6, MtrunA17r5.0-ANR, whole genome shotgun sequence genome encodes:
- the LOC25496615 gene encoding uncharacterized protein gives MSSSSSWSCFGDSQSNLQRFLQCVTPVIPSQPLPQSCFDDQNSQWQTIGKDSIECFTLKDLFDRFSEWSAYGVGTPVILENGDTVEHYYVPYLSAIQIYTNKPVADSRNKREDNISDGVECESDSWSDDSGSDNMSRSLSNNSSKTWDAISEDSSSDQDGSCQKKDKLGYLYLNYTEITSPYMRVPLMEKIPELAESYPELMTLKSVDLSPASWMAVSWYPIYTIPSRKNDKDMEACFLTYHTLSSSFQDCAMEHDDMDTNMDMDMDIMNMFMDMDKDEYCSSGWENIVGDDCKKNNSGSISLPPFGLATYKMQSDLWLNTDPNDYEKISYLCSAADSWLKQLNVHHHDFDFFTSSSVV, from the exons AtgtcatcttcttcatcttggAGTTGTTTTGGAGATTCTCAATCTAATCTGCAACGATTTCTTCAATGTGTCACTCCTGTTATTCCTTCACAGCCTCTACCTcag AGTTGCTTTGATGATCAAAATAGCCAATGGCAGACCATTGGTAAGGACTCAATTGAATGCTTCACTCTAAAAGATTTATTCGACCGTTTTTCTGAATGGAGTGCATATGGTGTTGGTACACCAGTGATATTGGAGAATGGTGATACTGTGGAACATTATTATGTTCCATATCTATCAGCAATCCAAATCTACACCAATAAGCCTGTTGCGGATTCTCG GAATAAGAGGGAGGATAATATTAGTGATGGAGTTGAATGTGAAAGTGATTCGTGGAGCGATGACAGTGGAAGTGACAACATGTCTAGATCATTAAGTAACAATTCAAGCAAAACTTGGGATGCTATTTCTGAAGACTCAAGCTCTGATCAAGATGGCTCATGTCAAAAAAAGGATAAGCTTGGCTACCTTTACTTAAACTATACTGAGATAACTTCGCCTTACATGAGAGTTCCGCTTATGGAGAAG ATTCCTGAGTTAGCTGAAAGCTATCCGGAACTAATGACCTTGAAGAGTGTTGATCTTTCCCCTGCAAGCTGGATGGCTGTTTCATG GTACCCAATATATACCATCCCTAGTCGGAAAAATGACAAGGACATGGAAGCATGTTTCCTCACTTACCATACATTGTCGTCATCTTTTCAAG ATTGTGCAATGGAGCATGATGACATGGACACGAACATGGACATGGACATGGACATCATGAACATGTTCATGGACATGGACAAAGATGAATATTGTTCCAGTGGCTGGGAAAATATTGTAGGAGACGATTGCAAGAAAAACAACAGTGGCTCTATTTCTCTACCTCCATTTGGGCTAGCCACTTACAAAATGCAGAGTGATCTTTGGCTAAACACTGATCCAAATGATTATGAAAAGATATCATATCTATGTAGTGCTGCAGACTCATGGTTGAAACAACTCAATGTCCACCACCATGACTTCGACTTTTTCACATCGAGCTCTGTTGTGTGA